TTTTCAGCGGTTATTTGCAAGACAGTAGTGTTGAGCACGTTTCCCCCTTGAACACATTTCCTAAACACCTGACAGGTATCAAAAGGACATTGTTTCACCTGCACAGATGTGTCCTTCTGGGTGCTCTCCTGTTTAGACAGGGAGTGATTTCTCAAGACGCAGAAAGGGGGAATTGGTGTTAGAAGAACAGTCGTGCAAGATGGGTGTGACaatgtgagaggagagggaattGAGGATGGGAGGCAGGGACTGAGACCAGACCCCCAAAAAAAGATGAACGAGGGACAGGATggaatagaaagaaagagaggcccACTAAGACAGAAATAGGAGGAGATATAAATAATTAATCGTCAGCGAAAGTCATTAATACTTCATCAATGTCGAAGAATGTTGGCGCCATTGCTTGTGTGAACTGCTATTGGTAAAGGCACCGTAGTGTTAGTCTGGCTGATACCAAATTCAAAAGTCCTCCTGACTTCCGAGTCTGGAAAGACTGTTTTGATGTTGTCGGCACAATGCGTCGATAATGAAGGGTGCTGTGCTTTTACTGGTTGGTTCTCCTTCGTCTCTTTCTCACTCGAACCCACATGCACAGCCATGGACAGCCCCTGAGCGCTATCCCCTTCCATTACAACTGTTGGATTTTCAAATCCAAAATCATTTGAGAGCACTAATCAATACGTCCCCTCAATTTCTGAGCGACTATTGCATTATCAAACTGCTTCCGGTCCAGACCAGCGTGTCACAGCTCTCCCTCGACGTAAGTCACGTGGGACGGGTCAGCCAGGTTACCGTAGTGGCACCCGTCTTGTGGATGTTGCTTCCTCCCATGTGTTAGCGTACACAGGTTCCGCTTACCACATCCGTTTTCGACTTGCCGCAATGCACAGTTTGTGAACTATAGTTTGATGCCAAATATGGTATAAAGTTTGCTCTCAAAGGTGTATTAGAGGACATGTCTATTTTACCCTCGCATCATTCTCAAGCCTCCACATAGGAAGCTTACCTTCTAAAATGGCCTTGCATGTTGATGGggtgacagacacacaccttGTGCCCAGTGGCAGTGCTGCTGTGTGACAGATCGCTATGCCATTGTGACATTGGTCTACATACTGctttggtgacactgtcagtagaTTACCCTAGCTTGATTTATCATGGGTTTGACAGGACCTGGGTAGTCTGTCTCAGTAGATATTGCCCTGGTGGCTCTGAAATTCTGGTCAAGTTTCTGGTAGGTAAGGATATCAGAGCATTGACCCAGTATGATAAATACTTTTGTCTTGATATGGACAAATGTATCAAAAAGTGTCTTCTGTACCGTTTTCAGAGACTATATTTGCGAGACATCCCGTCTAAGCATCACCTTTCCCTGTTTCTTGTGAAGCTTTTTACCTTAAACAGCAGTTTCCTCCTTCCACATCATATTACGTTGTTTCTGATACATCTGTACAATGACAAAAGTGAGATTTTTGGAGGGATGAAAAGGTCTGGGCAAAAAAAGTATAACATAGCAAATCACAGTGTGGTTCAAGGCAGTACCCATTTTTTACCATTCCCAAGAACTATACCCAACTAGCTCAAATATATACAAAGCCAATGGTCTGATTCCTCAGACGAGAAATGGTCAACTTTGCAGTTCAAACAATGCTGGCTTCACCACTGACTGATTGACAGTTTAGTGTTCTACCGCTTCCTACAGTCTGCTCTTAACCAATGGCTCTCCTTCCCCCTAATCACTTGAGCATTAAAAACGTATGACCAGAATGTAAATAAAGCAGGGGCATGTGAAACCTCAGTCTCCCCCACATCTCCCCATATTCCCTGGCCTTGCAGCAGAGGTACAGCCTCGCACTGGGGCCGGGCAGATCTCATGCTTAATGGATGATGTGCCTCGGCTGAATACATATTTGATGTTTCCCAGACTGGAGGCTGGCACAGGTCGTTAGCATGTTTGCTCAGTGAGCTGGATGAGTCGGGAGAAAGCAGGAGAGAGCGGGGTGGGGCTTGAGTTCTGCCAAAGAGACAAGTACTGTTTTCACCTTATGGTTTTGGCTCTACTCTACCACACAGCCTGCCAGCCAGGCCTGTCAGACTGGCCATGTCAGCAAAAAATATAttagaaaaaataataataatcattgcAAGCCATGGCTTGGCCAAGGTGACATTGAAGTGCCCAGAGGTGGTTGACATTTTTTAAAGAGGTTTACAGGAAGGGAAGTCTCAGTCTTGGATGAGTCTTGATTTTTCCACAATGGAAATATGTTTGTGTTGTCAAGCATAGCCATTAAAATACATTAGCAATGAATACAACCTCATGGACGTTTAATGCCATGCAAAATAACTTGCATAACTAATGcatgggagacacacacacacacacacacacacacacacacacacacacacacacacacacacacacacacacacacacacacacacacacacacacacacacacacacacacacacacacacacacacacacacacacacacacacacacacacacacacacacacacacacacacacacacacacacacacacacacacacacctacacaatcATACCTCAGACTGATGCTAACAAGAACatgcaggtaactgccaaaataaaggaaacacttgagtaaatgagggtaCAAAGTACaatgaaagcaggtgcttccacacaggtgtggtttctGAGCAATTCCTAAGTAATTAACCATCATGCCAtctataaaaatgctgggcagccccagttgcccattattttggctaccatggctgtGCTCActtaggatgacaatgcccccatcaacagggcacgagtggtcactgaatggtttgatgagcatgaaaacgatggaAACCATATGCCATGGACATCTCAATAACCAGATCTCAAGCCAGGAGCGGTGCCTGGGACATCAAATGATGGACTTTGTTTGTGGAACAATGGTgccgcatccctccaatagagttccagacacttataGAATCTATGCAAAGACATATTGAAGCTGCTCTGGCGGCTCGTGGTGCCCCAATGCCCTATTAACACACTTTGTGtaggtgtttcctttattttggcagttacttgtAAATGTAACATATGTCTCCAAATACTTTCAATTCATATCAACAAAATGCTCGACTGTGCAATGTTGCTGAATCATGTCTCTTTGCCGTCTGTATGTTACAGCTGTCGCTGTAAGTCACAAGCCAACTGtctctatatatacagtgtatatattcTCTCCTCTTTGTTCTCAGAATCCTAGAGAAGCGGCAGGAAAATGGCGAGACCATCGAGCTCACCGATGAGGGCCAGGCAGTTGtcgtggaggagaaggagatgcCCGTGGTGGACTGCACCTGCTTCGGCCTGCCACGGCGCTATATCATCGCCATCCTTTCCGGCCTGGGCTTCTGCATCTCTTTTGGCATCCGATGCAACTTGGGCGTGGCCATCGTCAGCATGGTCAACAACCAAACCATCTACAAGGGCGACAAACCAATCCTTGTGGTGAGTCCAAAAGGGTTATTGGAGGACTGGTAGtgttctatactgaacaaaaagataaacgcaacatgcaacaatttcaaccattttactgagttatagttcctataaggaaatcagtcaattaaaatacatttaataggccctaatctatggatttcacatgactgggaagggGCGCAGCCATGGTTGGGCCTGttccctcccaggcccacccactggggagccaggcccagccaatcagaatgagtttttccccataaAAGGGCTTTGTTatagacataaatactcctcaatttcattagctgtccaggtggctggtctcagacgatcccacaggtgaagaagccggatgtggtggccctgggctggcgtggttacacatagTCTGCGGTTATGAGGCCTGCTggatgtactgacaaattctctaaaacgatgttggaggagGCTTACAGTAGATAATTgaacattcagttctctggcaacagttgtggtggacattcctgcagtcaacatgccagttgcatgctccctcaaaacttgagatatctgtggcattgtgttgtgtgacaaaacggaacattttagagtagccttttattgtccccagcacaaggtgaacctgtgtaatgatcatgctgtttaatcagcttcttgatatgacacacttttcaggtggatggattatcttggcaaaggataaatgctcacttgCAGAGATGTAAACATAGGTGTACACAACATTTGAAAGAAATTACATTTTTATacgtatagaacatttctgggatcttttatttccgcTTATGAAACTGGGACCAACCCttcacatgttgtgtttatatttttgttcagtgttcatggAACCTTTTCCATCGTTTGAGTGTTCTTTGTTGGATGAAACGTTCTCCCagaaaccaaaaatggttctcctaCAGGGacaagccaaagaaccctttatggttctagGTAGCACCTTTGTTTCCATGAGTGATATGTGTGACTTTTTGGGAGACTGAATCCTTATTGTCAGTGATGGTATTGTATGCTCTCTAAGAGTCAGAGAGTTGGACCAATCTGCTTGGTTTGGCTTTACCTCCTTCTCCTAAATGGATAATGATAATGACCTTATTGACCAGCAAACACGAGACGCACGCCATGTTGCGCTAGCTAAAAGAGGATTGTTACAGCTAGTGAAAACGTTCATCTATTGCAATTAAATAGTTTGATTTTCAACTTTGTCTTTTGTTGGGTTGATAAGGTTTTGATGATTGATTACCATTGAAGGGTGGTAGAAAGGGTCGCCTACTTTGGTTTAGCGATCTCACATGTATTTTCTTCCTTCCCATTTCTTTGCCTTGAACTCTCctttcattttttttctcactctctccacctctccatagAAAGCTCAGTTCAACTGGGAACCAGAAACGGTTGGAATGATCCATGGGTCATTTTTCTGGGGATACATAGTAACCCAAATACCCGGGGGATTCATCTGTCAAAAATTTGCAGCCAACAGGTCAGCTGCTTATACTTATATGTGAATAATATGCTGTGAATATTTCATAATATTTCAATAACACTCTTAGGAAAacgggttccaaaagggttctttggctgtccccataagagaaccctttttggtttcaggtagaacacttttgggttccatgtagaaccctctgtggaaaggtttctacatggaacccaaaagggtttttacctggaaccaataagagttcttcaaagggttatcctattggtacagccaaagaacccttttaggttctagatagcaccttttttttctaagagtgtaggtacATATCTGATTCTATTCCCTCTTTTTTTCTCCTCTATCACACAGAGTCTTTGGCTTTGCCATAGTGGCCACCTCATGCCTGAATATGTTGATCCCTTCGGCAGCACGAACTCACATTGCCTGTGTTATCCTTGTCAGGATATGTCAAGGACTCGTGGAGGTGCTTGGCTACATTCCATGGCTTTCCCTAGCATACATCAGATTTCACTATGCTGACAACTGATTGTTTTCTCTATGGTGAACTGGTCACTGGCCATGTGTCATACATGACGAGAAGTTTATCTTTCTCGTGTAGAGTGCATTTCACCTGAAACACCCCTTTTAGAGAAAGATTTGATCCAGGTAGTGATGTCATGGATGTTAGGAGATTTTCATATTAGAAAGAAAACATAAAAAATTATGACATGGTCAGTGGCCAGTTCACCATAGAGAAAACAATCAGTTTAAGTTCCTGGTCACTTAACTGTAATTCTTTCTCTCGCAGGGTGTTTCATACCCAGCGTGCCATGGTATCTGGGCAAAATGGGCCCCACCTCTTGAAAGAAGTCGATTGGCCACGACAGCCTTTTGTGGTGAGGTCAACTCACTATTCTGTCATCCTGTCTCCTGTCTTTGTCTGGGCACTACAAAGGGTCACAGTTGTGCACTCTACTACAATTAATATAACTTATTGTGATGACTTAATTCTCCATAATCCTATATGACTGGAACCATCTCAACATCTACTTTGACTATTTCTACCATTGTAATCATTAATAATCATGCTCGGATTGCTCAAGATAGTAGTTCTAGTTCCAAAGCAATGTTGTTTATTGACGTGCACTTCCATATGACTGACCTTTCTGTCTCACTCATGTTTGAGTGTGTCTGCCCCTGTGTCTCAGGGTCCTATGCAGGAGCCGTGATAGCCATGCCACTGGCTGGAGTACTAGTCCAGTATTCAGGGTGGTCATCTGTTTTCTATGTCTATGGTTAGTAATCTCTGTCATAACTGTTCCCAACTTAAAGTGATACAGGTGTATGATATTAATTgtatcaccctgttgcaggataactgtcctgcaatgcaggacattttaaACTTGCAGTGTAtttaaggtttaaaaaggcttctgaagtttgtaattttcaCTTTGAAATTTGAACTAATTTCCCCTAACCAAAAATCTTTCAATCCCTACAAAAATGTCAATTAATTATAACCCTCATAATAATACACATTTCCTCTTGCTGCAGGATTATATTCCTACTTAACAAAATGGCTCAGATTAAGATCCTACATGTGTAGTTCACCTTTATGTCAAGTTAAGCTTATCTTCGACTGTGGTTGTTTCCTCCAAACCATTTTAAAACGTTTGCTGCAGGGTTGTGGTCAATTCCATTAAAACTCCAGTCAATTCAAAATGTGGACCAAACTCCAATTTAAATTCACATTTTTCCttattgaaaagcattgaagagaGTTTGAATTtgagtgtacttcctgaattgaaatggaattgaccacaACCCTGGTTATCTATGTATTTATCAAAGTCCTAAATCTCCTGGCTAGCATTTTTGGAGAATGTAGCAATGCTAGTGGAAATGGATTGTATTGGTTAGCGGTGCAAAAGTGAACAATCCTTCAGTTCAGTTCAAGTATGCAAATGCTACAAAGGCTTATGAATTGGTTGTGAAACGTATGCACTGTAGCTCTGAACCTCAGTCTGTCCTAGTTTTAAGAAACCTCATTTTCTCTATTCTTACTCTTTTCTCTACACTCGTTCCACTCTACCTTCCACCTCCCAGGCAGCTTTGGGATCTTCTGGTATCTCTTTTGGATCCTGGTGTCGTACGAGAGCCCGGCTGCCCACCCCACCATCACAGAACAGGAGCGGAAATACATTGAGGAGGCTATTGGAATGTCAGCCGCTAACTCTACACCTGTTACGGTTAGTCTACACCGATTCCACTATCCACTATCTCGCTTCTAAGCTAAACATCACTTTGTTTCTCTTCCTCTGCAGATCCACTTTTCATGGCCCCTCGTTGCTGTGTTCTGACGATGTGATTTAGGGGTTTTGAGCCTTTAAACTAATATTTATTTTTAACAGTGTCTTCGTCTGAAGTGGCATGctatggccaaaagtagtgcactatataggggatatggtgtCTTTTAGAACACACAATGGCATCATGATAAGATGATCACGATCAACCCTGGTCTCAATGTGGTGGCTGTTACAAAAGCTGTAAAGTGATAGTTCACTCAAATTGCAAAATGACACGTTGGTCTCCTTACCCCTGTAAGCAATCTATGGACAaagtatgacagcaatccatgcttttgtttagtttccctggcactgtttctAAATGCTAGCTCAAATGGCACAAATCCCATGCAAGTCATGgtatttacagatgtaggatcttaatttgatcactctagctcagttggtagagcatggcgcttgtaacgccagggtagtgggttcgatccccgggaccacccatacgtagaatgtatgcacacatgactgtaagtcgctttggataaaagcgtctgctaaatggcatatattattattattatattattattattattatattattgttgcTGATAATTATTTTCCTGCACAACAGGATATGCAAGCTTGCATTCaatgtttaaaaaggcttctaaagtttgtaatttccactttaaaatctcagacttgatttgccctaacaaaagatatatcaacccctacaaaaaatgtaCATTGATTATAgaccacataataataataataataattcacatttcctgttgctgcaggatcacttttctgctgtagcaaactggctcaaaattaagatcctacatatgtatAGTAGCATTTTTCTCACATCATTTACAACTCATCTGTAAGTGACTTTGTTGAGATACACAAAACATTTTAGATACTTTTGAATGATTTGGTCATAATACGCAAAAAATTGTTAATATCGGTATCTTGTATTCGCTATTCTGTCCAGTATCTACTcaatgttttatttgtatttgacCATGAACTGTTGGCTGCCTCCTTACTGTAAATTGAATGTTTTCTGGTCCTTCTAGAAATGGAACACGCCTTGGAGAGCCTTTTTCACTTCGATGCCAGTCTACGCCATCATCGTGGCCAATTTCTGTAGAAGCTGGACCTTCTACTTGCTCCTCATCAGCCAACCTGCATACTTTGAAGAAGTGTTTGGGTTTGAGATCAGCAAGGTGACTAAAGACAAGGAATATCCATGTACATCTGGCCTAGAGCTAGTACTGTGCTGGTGCAGGTTTTATGTGGCCCTATGTGAACCCAGGGTTGTGTGATCCCGGGGTGCACAAATGGCCTTTTTAGCTTTTCTTATGAGGACTACTAACACATACTGTTATGCTCCTCCAAGACTGGTTTTATTTGTTGTACAGTACTAAAAAATATCCTCCACCCTCTGGCCACCTCCTATCCACCCCTCCAACTCTCATCCCAGGTGGGCTTGGTGTCGGCTCTCCCCCATCTGGTGATGACCATCATCGTGCCGATCGGTGGCCAGCTGGCTGACTACCTGCGCACAAACAAAATCATGAGCACCACCAACGTCCGGAAGATGATGAACTGCGGAGGTAAGAGAGGAGGGTGAAAAGAGAAGGTggaaaagaggaggaaggaggaaggaaaaaGCAGAAGCAGGCGACAGGGCAAGACATGTCTTTGATTAGCTATCAAGTGTTGCTTTTTAAGAACCGTGAAAGATTGTTGGTTTGTTCGTATCAGCCGTTCGTTGACAGCTCGTGCCAGTTTTGTCATATATAACCAAAGACTACTTTTACATGAACAAAACAACTCAGCTAGAAGGAAAAATAGAAGGTAAAAAAAGTTTCAGCCAAAAAAATGTAAGAGAGATATTTACTTGGAAAATACAACACCTCGTTTTGTGGTAACCATGGTGTCCGGTCGGTGCGTGAGAAAACGATCACGGCACAAGGCAAATGATGACTTACAGTAACGCAGGGTTGCTTGCCACAGTAAACTATTTTTGAACTGCAGAGAATACAGGAGTGAGGGGAATGAGAAGCTTATACATATCTATATCACTGTGGGAAGCTGAACCACATAGAGCCACATTTCGGGCAGACTGCACTCAATACCTTTTAACTAGAAGAATATCCTCTATCAGGTTTCAACACTGTCTTTGTGTGCTGTTTTATCCCCGTTCATTTATCTGAGTATTGAAAGAATGCTACCTTGATTCTTGACTTCCTCCATATTTGTTTATGTGTCTTAACTTTCTCGTGATAGGTTTCGGAATGGAAGCCACCCTGCTGCTAGTGGTCGGGTTTTCTCATACGAAAGTTGTAGCTATCACCTTTTTGGTTCTGGCTGTGGGCTTCAGTGGGTTCGCTATTTCAGGTGAGACTTTGGTGGTATTCTTTACATATCTctcatatacactacatggccaaaagtatgtggacacctgcttgtcaaacatctcctTACAAAATCAATAGGCATtagtatggagttggtcccccctttgctgctaaaacagcctccactcttctgggaaggcttccactagatgtcggaacattgctgcggggacttgcattcagccacaagaggattagtgatgttgggtgattaggcctggctcggcgttccaattcatcccataggtgttcgatggggttgaggtcagggctctgtgcaggccagtcaagttcttccacaacaatctcgacaaaccatttctgtttggacctcgctttgtgcacaggggcaagggccttcccaaaattcttgtcacaaagttggaagcacagaattgtctacacTGTTATTGTAcactgtagtgttaagattttcctttactaggctctgtcgcagccggccgcgaccgggagacccatggggcggcgcacaatttgcccagcgttgtccgggttaggggaggatttggtcGGCAGGGaagtccttgtcccatcgcgcactagcgactcctgtggtgggccgggcgcagtgcaagCTGACAGGGTctccaggtgtatggtgtttcctctgacacattggtgtggctggcttccgggttaagtgggcattgtatcaagaaacagtgcggcttggttgggttgtgtttcggacgACGCacagctcttgaccttcgcctctcccgagtccgtatgggagttgcagcgatgagacaagactgtaactaccaattggataccacaaaattggggagaagaaggcatagttggcactatgcattggggcaggtagcgtgttcctggcatccgccaaacccagattcgtccgtcggactgccgaTGATGATGGCGGCGAGCTTTGcaacgagctttacaccactccagccgacgcttggcattgcgcatggtgatcttaggcttgtgtgcggctgctcggccatggaaaccaatttcataAAGCCCtaaagaacagttcttgtgctgacattgcttccaaaggcagtttggaactcggtagagtgttgcaaccgaggaaagACGATTTTTACACGTTACGTGCTTCTGCACTCTGCagttccgttctgtgagcttgtgtggcctaccactttgtggctgagccgttgttgctcctagatgtttccacttcccaataacagcacttacagttgaccggggcagctctagcagggcagaaatgtgacaaactgacttgttagaaaggtggcatcctatgaaggcgccacattgaaagtcactgagctcttcagtacgggccattctactaaCAACATTTGTCTATGGAAatgtcatggctgtgtgctcgattttgt
The sequence above is drawn from the Oncorhynchus gorbuscha isolate QuinsamMale2020 ecotype Even-year linkage group LG11, OgorEven_v1.0, whole genome shotgun sequence genome and encodes:
- the LOC124047598 gene encoding vesicular glutamate transporter 1-like, translating into MEIRPDRFKIVAGQTLGKLHKILEKRQENGETIELTDEGQAVVVEEKEMPVVDCTCFGLPRRYIIAILSGLGFCISFGIRCNLGVAIVSMVNNQTIYKGDKPILVKAQFNWEPETVGMIHGSFFWGYIVTQIPGGFICQKFAANRVFGFAIVATSCLNMLIPSAARTHIACVILVRICQGLVEGVSYPACHGIWAKWAPPLERSRLATTAFCGSYAGAVIAMPLAGVLVQYSGWSSVFYVYGSFGIFWYLFWILVSYESPAAHPTITEQERKYIEEAIGMSAANSTPVTKWNTPWRAFFTSMPVYAIIVANFCRSWTFYLLLISQPAYFEEVFGFEISKVGLVSALPHLVMTIIVPIGGQLADYLRTNKIMSTTNVRKMMNCGGFGMEATLLLVVGFSHTKVVAITFLVLAVGFSGFAISGFNVNHLDIAPRYASILMGISNGVGTLSGMVCPLIVGAMTKHKTREEWQYVFLIAALVHYGGVIFYGLFASGEKQWWAEPEQLSDEKCGILDEDELANETEELYRTSGEGGYGATIQAQDPNGGGGGAGTWVSDWDKSEELVQPPGTNSYLYGGEEDRELT